The following proteins are encoded in a genomic region of Hoeflea phototrophica DFL-43:
- a CDS encoding LutC/YkgG family protein produces MSARESILAKVRQAVQASGDDAERRATVAGRLAEAPKGIIPKRGQLPKAGQVDLFCAMAEQFGASVARVGDYTDVPAEVSAYLRARNLPSEIRIGADKRLKKAKWASEKTLEVHDGASDGGDLSGVSHALAGAAETGTLAMMSGPDNPTTINFLPEHHIVVVKASDIKGDVESIWTMLRKAKGKGEMPRALNLITGPSRSGDIEQTIILGAHGPRALHIVVVD; encoded by the coding sequence ATGAGTGCGCGTGAGAGCATTCTCGCCAAGGTCCGCCAGGCTGTTCAGGCCTCCGGCGATGATGCCGAGCGGCGCGCGACTGTGGCCGGCCGACTGGCCGAAGCGCCCAAGGGCATCATCCCCAAGCGCGGACAATTGCCCAAAGCGGGGCAGGTCGATCTGTTCTGCGCCATGGCCGAGCAGTTTGGTGCAAGCGTCGCCCGGGTTGGCGACTACACCGATGTGCCAGCCGAAGTTTCGGCCTATCTGAGGGCCCGCAACCTGCCGTCCGAAATCCGCATCGGCGCCGACAAGCGGCTCAAAAAGGCGAAATGGGCGTCTGAAAAGACCCTCGAGGTCCATGATGGCGCTTCCGATGGGGGCGACCTTTCAGGGGTCAGCCATGCACTGGCAGGTGCTGCGGAAACCGGCACGCTGGCGATGATGTCGGGCCCGGACAACCCGACAACGATCAATTTTTTGCCCGAACATCACATCGTGGTGGTCAAGGCGAGCGACATCAAGGGCGATGTTGAAAGCATCTGGACGATGCTGCGCAAGGCAAAGGGCAAGGGCGAGATGCCCCGAGCCCTCAATCTGATCACCGGCCCCTCGCGCTCCGGCGACATCGAACAAACGATCATTCTGGGCGCCCACGGCCCACGGGCGCTGCATATTGTCGTTGTGGATTGA
- a CDS encoding LysE family translocator, which yields MLVSPEHFAAFVVASIILLIIPGPTIIMVITQALAHGRRTALASVMGVGLGDLLATSLSIAGAGALLAASASLFQVLKFVGAAYLIWIGYKMWRAPVTIPDIDGTDIVASGTVKPGAIFRDSFLVTALNPKGILFFVAFVPQFIDPALPYLPQAATYVLSFTLLGVINAAMFAYAAAGARQTIRRPGVMRVAMRTGGSLLMMAGVAAALTRRAS from the coding sequence ATGCTCGTATCACCTGAACATTTCGCCGCCTTTGTCGTTGCGAGCATCATTCTGCTGATCATTCCGGGACCGACTATCATCATGGTGATCACCCAGGCATTGGCCCATGGCCGCAGAACCGCGCTGGCGAGTGTCATGGGTGTCGGGTTGGGTGATCTGCTGGCCACATCGCTGTCGATTGCCGGCGCCGGTGCCCTGCTGGCCGCATCGGCCTCGCTGTTTCAGGTGCTCAAATTCGTCGGCGCCGCCTATCTGATCTGGATCGGCTATAAGATGTGGCGCGCGCCGGTGACCATCCCGGACATCGACGGCACGGACATCGTCGCGTCCGGCACTGTGAAACCCGGCGCAATTTTTCGCGATTCCTTTCTGGTCACCGCACTCAACCCGAAGGGCATCCTGTTTTTCGTGGCCTTTGTGCCGCAGTTTATTGATCCGGCCCTGCCCTATCTGCCGCAGGCCGCAACCTATGTGCTCAGCTTCACATTGCTCGGCGTGATCAATGCCGCGATGTTTGCCTATGCGGCCGCGGGTGCGCGTCAGACCATTCGCCGCCCGGGGGTGATGCGGGTGGCGATGCGCACGGGCGGATCACTGCTGATGATGGCAGGCGTGGCGGCAGCGCTGACCCGGCGCGCGAGCTGA
- a CDS encoding 16S rRNA (uracil(1498)-N(3))-methyltransferase, protein MRANFKLQRLYLDAPLVPRQRAAMRKEQAHYLLTVLRMAEDQQVLVFNGRDGEFLSALKPLSKKAAELEIVEQTRPQPPLPRLDFLFAPLKVGRLEYLVQKATEMGVRQITPAFTDHTQLHKVNAARLEANILEAAEQCGNLAIPQLQEAQKLDALLDGWDPARRIIFCNESQAGNNPTDILSAVEERDLALLVGPEGGFSDRERERLLALPFLTAIPLGPRILRADTAAVAALTAVQMTIGDW, encoded by the coding sequence ATGCGCGCAAATTTCAAACTGCAACGGCTCTATCTCGACGCCCCTCTCGTCCCACGGCAGCGGGCGGCAATGCGCAAGGAGCAGGCTCACTATCTCCTCACCGTTCTGCGGATGGCTGAAGATCAGCAGGTCCTGGTGTTCAACGGACGCGACGGCGAGTTTCTCTCCGCGCTCAAGCCCTTGAGTAAAAAGGCCGCAGAGCTCGAGATTGTCGAGCAGACCCGCCCGCAGCCGCCTCTTCCGCGGCTCGATTTCCTGTTTGCACCGCTGAAGGTGGGCCGGCTTGAGTACCTGGTGCAGAAGGCCACCGAGATGGGTGTGCGCCAGATCACGCCGGCATTCACCGACCATACCCAGTTGCACAAGGTCAATGCCGCGCGGCTTGAGGCCAACATTCTGGAAGCGGCCGAGCAATGCGGCAATCTGGCGATCCCTCAATTGCAGGAGGCGCAGAAACTTGACGCGTTGCTTGATGGATGGGACCCGGCACGGCGGATTATCTTCTGCAATGAGAGCCAGGCGGGCAACAATCCGACGGACATCCTCTCAGCGGTGGAAGAACGGGACCTGGCCTTGCTGGTCGGACCCGAAGGCGGGTTTTCGGACCGGGAACGAGAGAGACTGCTCGCCCTGCCCTTCCTGACGGCGATTCCGCTGGGGCCACGAATCCTGCGTGCCGACACCGCCGCCGTGGCTGCTCTGACCGCAGTTCAGATGACGATTGGCGACTGGTAG
- a CDS encoding LutB/LldF family L-lactate oxidation iron-sulfur protein: MELAAKHFKASATKALADAQLQKALGNVEKGFIGKRKKAADALPEFEALRDNARDIKNHVLAHLDLYLEEYEAKVTASGGHVHWAETAEDARRIVLEICQNANAKTVTKGKSMITEEIALNDHLSANGIEPVETDLGEYIIQLRGEHPSHIIAPAVHLNKEQVEDDFRRVHTHLKADRDLSEPVSLLSEAREVLRKRYFAADVGITGANFLIAETGTSVIVTNEGNGDLTQTLGKVHVVVASIEKIVPTLEDTAQILRVLARSATGQDMSVYTTFSTGPKREEDPDGPGEYHVVLLDNGRSSMLGTEYQDMLRCIRCGACMNHCPVYHAVGGHAYGSVYPGPMGAVLTPSLNGIDETGQLPNASTFCGRCESVCPMRIPLPKMMRHWREREFERNLTPSTARYGLKFWAFFAKRPKLYRLAASFGMPLLSMFGGTSRRFKSLPLAGGWTRYRDLPAPEGRTFLQAWAQREALKQEPLNQGAGQ; this comes from the coding sequence ATGGAACTCGCCGCCAAACATTTCAAAGCCAGCGCCACCAAGGCGCTTGCCGACGCGCAACTGCAAAAGGCACTCGGCAATGTCGAAAAGGGCTTTATAGGCAAGCGGAAGAAGGCAGCCGATGCGCTGCCGGAATTCGAAGCGCTCCGTGACAATGCCCGCGACATCAAGAACCATGTGCTGGCCCATCTCGATCTCTATCTCGAGGAGTATGAGGCGAAGGTGACAGCATCGGGCGGGCATGTGCACTGGGCCGAAACTGCCGAAGATGCACGTCGTATCGTGCTCGAGATCTGCCAGAATGCCAACGCAAAGACGGTGACCAAGGGCAAGTCGATGATCACCGAGGAGATCGCGCTCAACGATCACCTGTCTGCCAATGGCATCGAGCCGGTTGAAACCGATCTGGGCGAATACATCATCCAGCTTCGCGGCGAACACCCCAGCCACATCATTGCTCCGGCCGTGCATCTGAACAAGGAGCAGGTCGAGGATGACTTCCGGCGGGTGCACACCCATCTCAAAGCGGATCGCGATCTGAGCGAGCCGGTGTCGCTGCTCAGCGAAGCCCGCGAGGTGCTCAGGAAGCGCTATTTCGCAGCCGATGTGGGCATCACCGGCGCCAATTTCCTGATTGCCGAAACCGGCACGTCGGTGATCGTCACCAATGAGGGCAATGGCGACCTGACCCAGACGCTCGGCAAGGTTCATGTCGTGGTTGCCTCGATCGAGAAGATCGTGCCGACGCTTGAGGACACCGCACAGATCCTGCGGGTGCTCGCACGTTCCGCCACCGGTCAGGACATGAGCGTCTACACCACATTCTCCACCGGCCCGAAACGCGAAGAGGATCCCGACGGGCCGGGTGAGTATCACGTCGTTCTGCTCGACAATGGCCGCTCGTCGATGCTCGGCACAGAATATCAGGACATGCTGCGCTGCATCCGCTGCGGCGCCTGCATGAACCATTGCCCGGTCTATCACGCAGTCGGCGGTCACGCCTATGGCTCGGTCTATCCCGGCCCGATGGGCGCGGTGCTGACGCCTTCACTCAACGGCATTGACGAAACCGGGCAATTGCCCAACGCCTCGACCTTTTGCGGGCGCTGCGAAAGCGTCTGCCCGATGCGCATTCCTTTGCCCAAGATGATGCGGCACTGGCGCGAACGCGAGTTCGAGCGCAATCTGACGCCGTCGACGGCGCGTTACGGGCTGAAATTCTGGGCCTTCTTCGCCAAGCGGCCAAAACTCTACCGGTTGGCGGCCTCCTTCGGAATGCCGCTTCTGTCGATGTTCGGCGGGACATCGCGGCGGTTCAAGTCGCTGCCGCTGGCCGGAGGCTGGACCCGCTATCGTGACCTACCGGCTCCTGAAGGCCGCACTTTCCTGCAGGCCTGGGCACAGCGTGAAGCGCTCAAACAGGAGCCGCTCAATCAAGGGGCCGGGCAATGA
- a CDS encoding LysR family transcriptional regulator encodes MNNLGDLEIFARVVSAGSMSAAGRELGLSPAVVSKRLRRLEDRLGTRLMQRTTRQISLTEAGQGFYERVVAILAGIEEAEAFVSRRSALARGVLKVSAPTSFGRMHIAPHINAFMQANPDLGVNLTLHDEFVDIVGDGYDLAIRIAELSDSSLVARKLAPVRRILVAAADYIRRNGNPDSFEDLERHVCLSPHNNDPWKLEGPSGSMIHRPTGPLQTNSSEVVREAVIGGVGIALRSTWDIGAELSDGRLVQVLPAYEGSRNVAIHAVYASRRFLPAKVRVFIDYLADLYGPVPYWDQRDRDPRAGAAVAAPSTENHAPKSGATGSEGSSNRRVDAAE; translated from the coding sequence ATGAACAATCTGGGAGATCTCGAGATCTTCGCACGTGTGGTGTCTGCCGGCTCGATGTCGGCGGCCGGGCGTGAACTGGGCCTTTCGCCGGCCGTGGTCTCCAAAAGGCTCAGGCGTCTGGAGGACCGGCTTGGCACCAGATTGATGCAACGCACCACACGACAAATCTCACTGACCGAAGCAGGACAGGGTTTTTACGAGCGTGTAGTTGCCATTCTTGCCGGCATCGAAGAAGCCGAGGCCTTCGTCTCAAGGCGCTCCGCACTTGCGCGTGGAGTGCTCAAGGTGTCCGCTCCCACCTCGTTCGGCCGCATGCACATCGCGCCGCACATCAATGCTTTCATGCAGGCGAATCCCGATCTCGGCGTCAATCTGACGCTGCATGACGAATTCGTGGATATCGTCGGTGATGGCTATGATCTGGCTATCCGTATCGCTGAATTGAGCGATTCAAGTCTGGTGGCGCGGAAATTGGCACCAGTGCGGCGAATTCTGGTGGCCGCAGCTGATTACATCCGGCGCAACGGCAATCCGGACAGCTTCGAGGATCTCGAGCGCCATGTCTGTCTTTCGCCACACAACAACGACCCGTGGAAGCTTGAAGGGCCCAGCGGATCCATGATCCACCGGCCGACCGGACCGTTGCAGACCAACTCAAGCGAAGTGGTTCGCGAGGCGGTGATCGGCGGTGTGGGAATCGCGCTCAGATCGACTTGGGATATCGGCGCCGAACTCTCCGACGGCCGACTGGTCCAGGTGCTTCCCGCCTATGAAGGATCGCGCAATGTCGCCATTCATGCCGTCTATGCCAGCCGCCGGTTCCTGCCCGCCAAAGTGAGAGTGTTTATTGATTACCTGGCGGATTTGTATGGTCCCGTGCCCTATTGGGATCAGCGGGACAGAGATCCGCGTGCCGGCGCAGCCGTAGCTGCTCCGTCAACCGAAAATCACGCCCCAAAGTCTGGCGCGACCGGGAGTGAGGGCAGCAGCAATCGCCGTGTTGACGCGGCAGAGTAA
- a CDS encoding glutamate--cysteine ligase — MARDTTDDTPITSVNELADWMAAGCKPKQDWRIGTEHEKFVFYTESLDPVPYEGERSIRALLDGMANVLGWEPIIDAGKIIGLVGPSGDGAISLEPGGQFELSGGPLETIHDTCRESNAHLAQLQEIAAPMGIGFLGMGGSPKWSFDETPRMPKSRYDIMTRYMPKVGTKGHDMMYRTCTIQVNLDFSSEADMRQKMLLGMKLQPLATALFAASPFTESKPNGLVSWRGDIWRDTDNQRSGQLPFVYSDDFGFMDYVEWALDVPMYFVLRDGKYHEATHVTFRQFMNGALKGELAQPLPTIGDWTNHLGTLFPDARLKRFIEMRGADGGPWRRICALPALWVGLLYDEAALGEALELTRDWSFDEVNALRDATPREGLNATIKGQNLRDVGRTVLGISRRGLVNRACLNSEGNDESHFLAPLEESIARGTTLAEEMLALYHGRWDGSIEPVFRDYAY; from the coding sequence ATGGCGCGCGATACGACTGACGACACACCGATCACCTCGGTGAATGAGCTGGCCGACTGGATGGCTGCAGGATGCAAACCGAAGCAGGACTGGCGGATCGGAACCGAGCACGAGAAATTCGTGTTCTACACGGAATCACTCGATCCGGTTCCCTATGAGGGCGAACGTTCGATCCGCGCCCTGCTTGACGGCATGGCGAACGTGCTCGGCTGGGAGCCGATCATTGATGCCGGCAAGATTATCGGGCTGGTCGGCCCCAGTGGCGACGGCGCCATCAGCCTGGAGCCGGGCGGACAGTTCGAGCTCTCGGGCGGGCCGCTTGAAACCATTCACGACACATGCCGCGAATCGAACGCGCATTTGGCCCAGCTTCAGGAAATCGCAGCCCCCATGGGCATCGGGTTTCTGGGCATGGGTGGCAGTCCGAAATGGAGTTTCGACGAGACCCCGAGAATGCCGAAATCGCGCTACGACATCATGACCCGCTACATGCCCAAGGTCGGCACCAAGGGCCATGACATGATGTACCGGACCTGCACGATCCAGGTGAACCTCGATTTCTCCTCGGAAGCCGACATGCGGCAAAAGATGCTGCTCGGGATGAAGCTGCAACCGCTTGCGACAGCTTTGTTCGCGGCCTCGCCGTTCACCGAAAGCAAGCCCAACGGGCTAGTTTCCTGGCGCGGCGATATCTGGCGCGACACCGACAACCAGCGCTCGGGACAACTGCCCTTCGTCTATTCCGATGATTTCGGTTTCATGGACTATGTCGAATGGGCGCTGGATGTGCCGATGTATTTCGTGCTGCGCGATGGCAAGTACCATGAAGCGACGCATGTGACGTTCCGCCAGTTCATGAATGGCGCGCTCAAGGGCGAACTGGCACAACCACTGCCAACAATCGGAGACTGGACCAACCATCTGGGCACATTGTTTCCCGATGCGCGGCTCAAGCGCTTTATCGAAATGCGCGGGGCCGATGGTGGGCCATGGCGCCGCATCTGCGCACTGCCTGCGCTCTGGGTGGGTCTGCTCTATGATGAAGCGGCGCTTGGCGAAGCCCTTGAGCTGACCCGTGACTGGAGCTTCGATGAGGTCAACGCGCTGCGTGATGCGACGCCGCGGGAGGGTTTGAACGCCACCATAAAGGGCCAGAACCTGCGCGACGTGGGCCGCACGGTTCTGGGTATCTCGCGGCGCGGGCTGGTCAACCGGGCCTGTCTCAATTCCGAAGGCAATGACGAGAGCCATTTTCTCGCCCCGCTTGAGGAATCTATCGCCCGCGGCACCACCCTGGCCGAGGAAATGCTGGCGCTCTATCACGGCCGCTGGGACGGATCGATCGAGCCGGTGTTCAGAGACTACGCCTACTAA
- a CDS encoding (Fe-S)-binding protein produces MSALSNAAAQPRVGLFATCLVDLFRPSVGFASVKLLQQAGCEVHVPVAQTCCGQPAYNTGDRADTREIAEQVIEAFEEFDFVVAPSGSCASMLKKHYPGLFKGDTKWEERATRFSQKCHELISFLTDVMMVRDTGARLDAAITYHDSCSGLRELGVQAQPRKLLSGVEGVEIREMADSDVCCGFGGTFCVKYSDISNAIVTKKVGNIDTSGADMLLAGDLGCLMNMAGKLKRQGSNVEVRHVAEVLAGVTDQPPIAGSGK; encoded by the coding sequence ATGTCAGCACTATCGAACGCTGCCGCTCAACCGCGCGTCGGCCTGTTTGCCACATGCCTGGTGGATCTGTTCCGGCCATCGGTCGGCTTTGCCAGCGTCAAGCTGCTGCAGCAGGCTGGATGCGAAGTGCATGTTCCGGTGGCGCAGACCTGTTGCGGCCAGCCCGCCTACAACACGGGCGACCGTGCCGACACCCGCGAGATCGCCGAACAGGTGATCGAAGCCTTCGAGGAATTCGATTTTGTCGTCGCGCCATCGGGGTCGTGCGCCTCGATGCTGAAGAAGCACTATCCCGGCCTGTTCAAGGGCGATACCAAATGGGAGGAGCGCGCCACGCGGTTCTCGCAGAAGTGCCACGAGCTGATTTCTTTTCTCACAGATGTGATGATGGTGCGCGACACAGGCGCCAGGCTTGATGCCGCCATCACCTATCATGATTCCTGCTCGGGCCTGCGCGAGCTCGGAGTTCAGGCACAGCCACGCAAGCTTTTGTCCGGCGTTGAGGGTGTCGAAATCAGGGAGATGGCGGATTCCGACGTCTGCTGCGGTTTTGGCGGGACATTCTGCGTCAAGTATTCCGATATCTCCAACGCCATCGTGACCAAGAAAGTGGGCAATATCGATACGTCAGGCGCCGATATGCTGCTCGCCGGCGATCTCGGCTGCCTGATGAACATGGCCGGCAAGCTCAAGCGCCAGGGGTCGAACGTCGAAGTCCGGCATGTGGCCGAGGTGCTCGCCGGCGTGACCGATCAACCACCAATTGCCGGTTCAGGCAAATAG
- a CDS encoding DUF4870 family protein translates to MTNQDQAPEPRQTDRWLEPGKTNLQVIYILYLASFVIGITGLVGIVLAYLNRGKSAPWLESHYTWAIRTFWIGLLGSFISFVLFFLVIGMFTIILVAIWFIVRIVVGLQKLGRNEPIADPQSWLL, encoded by the coding sequence ATGACCAATCAGGATCAGGCACCTGAACCACGCCAGACCGACCGCTGGCTGGAGCCGGGCAAGACCAATCTTCAGGTTATCTACATTCTCTATCTTGCGAGCTTCGTGATCGGCATCACCGGTCTTGTCGGCATCGTGCTGGCCTATCTCAATCGCGGCAAGTCGGCCCCCTGGCTCGAGAGCCATTACACCTGGGCGATCCGCACGTTCTGGATCGGCCTGCTTGGCTCATTCATCAGCTTCGTGCTGTTCTTTCTGGTCATCGGTATGTTCACGATCATTCTGGTCGCAATCTGGTTCATTGTCCGCATCGTGGTCGGGCTGCAGAAGCTCGGACGCAACGAGCCGATCGCCGATCCGCAAAGCTGGCTGCTCTAG
- a CDS encoding FAD-binding oxidoreductase, which produces MTDLIAFLEPSRSVIDRRPTIIADLAELLPEGCLITEERELVPFDTDAFVSYRRMPLAVVLPETTAQVAAVMKYCNDNAIPVIPRGAGTSLSGGAIPQEDAVVIGVSKMNQIVEVDYPNRTAVVQAGVTNISISQSVDADGFFYAPDPSSQLACTIGGNIGMNSGGAHCLKYGVTTNNLLGVKMVMFDGSIVEIGGKALDSAGYDLLGLICGSEGQLGIVTEATVRLLAKPEGARPVLFGFESSVAAGACVTEIIGSGIIPVAIEFMDKPAIEICEAFAQAGYPMDVEALLIVEVEGSDAEMDAMLARIIEIARKHAVKTIKESQSATEAALIWKGRKSAFGATGRIADYICMDGTVPLGQLSHVLEKTSEIIDHYGLRVANVFHAGDGNMHPLILFDANDPEESMKAEMAGNDILKLCVDAGGCLTGEHGVGIEKRDLMRHQYTDADLAQQMRVRAAFDPQWILNPSKVFPLERRNGSQPGDPVPDAAAAPGKTAA; this is translated from the coding sequence ATGACAGACCTGATTGCCTTTCTGGAACCCAGCCGCTCAGTGATTGACCGCCGGCCGACGATCATTGCGGATCTGGCCGAATTGCTGCCCGAAGGCTGCCTGATCACCGAAGAGCGCGAGCTTGTTCCCTTTGATACGGATGCTTTCGTATCCTACAGGCGCATGCCGCTTGCAGTGGTGCTTCCCGAAACCACCGCGCAGGTGGCTGCGGTGATGAAATACTGCAACGACAATGCCATCCCGGTGATTCCGCGCGGAGCCGGCACATCGCTGTCGGGCGGTGCGATCCCGCAGGAAGACGCCGTGGTGATCGGCGTTTCGAAAATGAACCAGATTGTCGAGGTCGATTATCCCAACCGGACTGCAGTGGTACAGGCCGGAGTGACCAACATCTCGATCAGCCAGTCGGTGGATGCTGACGGATTTTTCTATGCGCCTGATCCCAGCTCGCAATTGGCCTGCACCATCGGCGGCAACATCGGCATGAATTCCGGCGGCGCCCACTGCCTCAAATACGGTGTGACCACCAACAATCTCTTGGGCGTCAAGATGGTCATGTTCGACGGCTCGATTGTTGAAATCGGCGGCAAGGCGCTCGATTCTGCGGGTTACGATCTGCTCGGCCTGATCTGTGGCTCTGAAGGGCAGCTGGGCATCGTCACCGAAGCCACGGTGCGCCTGCTTGCAAAGCCCGAGGGCGCGCGCCCGGTGCTGTTCGGATTCGAAAGCTCTGTTGCCGCTGGCGCCTGTGTCACCGAGATCATCGGCTCTGGCATTATTCCGGTGGCGATCGAATTCATGGACAAGCCCGCCATCGAGATCTGCGAAGCCTTCGCCCAGGCGGGATACCCGATGGACGTCGAGGCGCTGCTGATTGTCGAGGTTGAAGGCTCCGACGCCGAGATGGATGCGATGCTCGCGCGGATCATCGAGATTGCCCGCAAGCACGCTGTCAAGACGATCAAGGAAAGCCAGTCCGCCACCGAAGCCGCGTTGATCTGGAAAGGCCGCAAGTCGGCCTTTGGCGCCACCGGCCGCATTGCCGACTACATCTGCATGGATGGCACCGTGCCGCTCGGACAATTGTCCCATGTTCTGGAAAAGACCTCCGAGATCATCGATCACTACGGCCTGCGCGTCGCCAATGTGTTTCATGCCGGCGACGGCAACATGCATCCGCTCATCCTGTTCGATGCCAATGATCCGGAGGAGAGCATGAAGGCGGAAATGGCCGGCAACGACATTCTCAAGCTCTGCGTCGATGCCGGCGGCTGCCTGACTGGAGAGCATGGCGTTGGCATCGAAAAGCGTGACCTGATGCGTCACCAGTACACCGACGCCGATCTGGCGCAGCAGATGCGGGTCCGCGCCGCCTTTGATCCTCAGTGGATCCTCAACCCTTCCAAAGTGTTTCCGCTCGAGCGCCGCAATGGCAGCCAGCCCGGCGATCCCGTTCCAGACGCGGCTGCAGCCCCGGGAAAGACAGCAGCATGA
- the glcE gene encoding glycolate oxidase subunit GlcE, with translation MSEPGIQYPETDDEVARIVSEACANRRPIEIRGGGTKRGYGRPLQVASALSVEKLSGITNYDPSELVMAARAGTPLEEIEAALALNKQMLTFEPMDHRPLLGASGVPTIGGVFAGNISGPRRISAGAARDSLLGVRFVNGSGEIIKSGGRVMKNVTGLDLVKLMAGSWGTLGVLCEVIFKVLPRPETMATIVVKGLNDAQAAEAMAAAMGMSVEVSGAAHLPESVVHKIADGALKGGPATVLRLEGLEPSVAVRRERLVEEMHRRGEVSVLDADATTSVWRDIRDVKPFAGASAGVSVKPVWRVSVAPSAGHQLVAALRLKTGVDAFFDWQGGLVWLQMEADPEADLVRKYIKALGGGHATLVRADAATRAAVPVFEPQPAALEALTKRIKEQFDPRAILNPGRMSSAV, from the coding sequence ATGAGCGAGCCAGGAATCCAGTATCCCGAAACAGACGATGAGGTCGCCCGCATCGTATCCGAGGCGTGCGCTAACCGCAGGCCGATCGAGATCCGCGGTGGTGGCACGAAGCGCGGCTATGGCAGGCCATTGCAGGTCGCTTCGGCGCTGTCAGTGGAAAAGCTCTCCGGCATCACCAATTACGATCCGTCCGAACTGGTGATGGCCGCGCGCGCCGGGACCCCGCTTGAGGAGATTGAAGCAGCCCTTGCGCTCAACAAGCAGATGCTGACCTTCGAGCCGATGGACCACCGTCCGCTTCTGGGCGCCAGCGGTGTCCCCACCATCGGCGGCGTTTTCGCGGGCAACATCTCGGGCCCTCGGCGAATTTCCGCTGGGGCCGCGCGCGACAGCCTATTGGGTGTTCGCTTCGTCAATGGCTCAGGCGAAATCATCAAGAGCGGCGGCCGGGTGATGAAGAACGTCACCGGTCTCGATCTGGTCAAGCTGATGGCCGGCTCCTGGGGCACGCTGGGAGTGCTCTGCGAGGTCATCTTCAAGGTTTTGCCGCGACCCGAGACCATGGCCACCATTGTGGTCAAAGGACTCAATGATGCACAAGCCGCAGAAGCCATGGCGGCTGCGATGGGAATGTCTGTCGAGGTTTCAGGTGCCGCGCATCTGCCCGAAAGCGTTGTCCACAAGATCGCTGATGGTGCTCTGAAGGGCGGTCCTGCAACGGTTCTGCGGCTCGAGGGCCTTGAGCCGTCTGTCGCGGTGCGCAGGGAGCGGTTGGTCGAAGAAATGCACCGCCGCGGCGAAGTCTCGGTGCTGGATGCTGACGCGACAACCTCGGTGTGGCGCGACATTCGCGATGTCAAACCCTTTGCCGGTGCCAGTGCTGGCGTTAGCGTCAAACCGGTATGGCGCGTCTCGGTCGCTCCCTCCGCCGGTCATCAACTTGTTGCCGCGTTGCGGCTCAAGACCGGCGTCGATGCCTTTTTTGACTGGCAGGGAGGTCTCGTCTGGCTTCAGATGGAAGCCGACCCGGAGGCCGATCTGGTTCGCAAATACATCAAGGCGTTGGGCGGTGGTCATGCCACGCTGGTGCGCGCCGATGCCGCGACGCGCGCTGCCGTTCCGGTGTTCGAGCCGCAACCTGCGGCACTCGAAGCTCTCACCAAGCGGATTAAGGAGCAGTTTGATCCCCGTGCCATTCTCAATCCCGGACGGATGTCTTCGGCGGTGTGA
- a CDS encoding FCD domain-containing protein: MPTDIFARIAHSRTADEVVHQIEVLVLEGILRVGDKLPGERELAKQFDVSRPILREALKVLEGRGLLNTQHGGGTFVSDVIGQVFTRPVMELIARHQKATLDYLEYRREMEGITAEFAARRATEADKALLTRIVTAMKAAHQKDDFEEEAAIDVEFHSAIGECAHNIILLHTLRSCYRLLAEGVFYNRAMVYNLPGAREKLLEQHLAIYDAVMKGNPEAGRRAAQAHIDFVAKAMTDAERSGDWERVSRLRLQQRTPDQTGSSKSAKHKQTEAAS; the protein is encoded by the coding sequence ATGCCAACCGACATTTTCGCACGGATAGCGCACAGCCGGACGGCTGATGAAGTGGTTCACCAGATCGAAGTTCTGGTTCTCGAGGGCATTCTGCGGGTTGGCGACAAGCTGCCGGGAGAACGCGAGTTGGCCAAGCAGTTCGATGTTTCGCGACCCATCCTTCGCGAAGCGCTGAAGGTGCTGGAAGGACGTGGCCTGCTCAACACCCAGCATGGCGGCGGCACATTTGTTTCAGACGTTATCGGCCAGGTGTTCACACGCCCGGTGATGGAGCTGATCGCGCGGCACCAGAAAGCAACGCTCGATTACCTCGAATACCGGCGCGAGATGGAAGGCATTACGGCGGAATTCGCCGCACGCCGCGCTACCGAAGCAGACAAGGCGCTGCTGACCCGGATCGTGACGGCGATGAAGGCCGCCCACCAGAAAGACGATTTCGAGGAAGAGGCTGCGATCGACGTGGAGTTCCACAGCGCGATCGGCGAATGCGCACACAACATCATCCTGCTGCACACGCTTCGCTCCTGCTACCGGCTTCTGGCCGAAGGGGTGTTCTACAATCGCGCCATGGTCTACAATCTTCCTGGCGCCCGGGAGAAACTGCTTGAGCAGCATCTGGCAATCTATGATGCCGTTATGAAAGGCAATCCGGAGGCAGGGCGCAGGGCGGCGCAGGCGCATATCGATTTTGTTGCCAAGGCGATGACCGACGCCGAACGGTCCGGCGACTGGGAGCGCGTGTCGCGGCTGCGGCTCCAGCAACGCACTCCGGACCAGACTGGCTCATCCAAATCCGCAAAACACAAACAAACGGAGGCTGCGTCTTAA